The following DNA comes from Castanea sativa cultivar Marrone di Chiusa Pesio chromosome 10, ASM4071231v1.
AAAAACCTCTTTGCAGCCAATAGCACCAAACAATCCACTAAACAAGAACAGTTAATGCATGTGTTAGTTTTAATTTCCTCTCATGTACTTTGGTAATTGGAGAGGGAGAAGGTAGAGAGAGGAAATGGGTATTAGATCTAGGGTTTTAGGACTCTCTAGTTCTTCAATCTGGGTAATGAGTTTACAAATTTCATGGGAAATGAGAGTTTATAAAGAGAGGCTAAGGATTGGTATTGTAAAGAAGTTCATAACAATTCTCTCAAGTTCTAGCAATTGCGCTTAAGCCAGTATCCTAAAAATGAAAGGTAAAATTGCTGCCTGAGTTGATTTGCAAAATGTTGTTCACCACACCCTTTGAGTTCACTCATGTGAGTTTCTTTTGTTTGCAATTCTAAACTTCAAACATCTAGCCCTCCTCAACccattacaaattaaaatacacaactttatataattacaatgaaatttaaaattcaaattacacccaaatttggcaaaaaaaatgCCAAGGATCCTAACAAGTTTAGTTATATTTTAgctaaaaaaagagaaactagTAAGTCTTGTATGAATGCTTTACGTTTtactataattattattattatttttttttttttttttttttgagaaacacacgcATAAGAATCGGTAAGAAGCGTTGTACAAATTTTATGATAATAGTGGGCCTACTTAAACGGTGGAGAGAAATGTAAAGTTAGAAAGCATTTTATGCTGAATTTCAGCGAGATGGGCCTCACTCCTCAGTCCTTCCTAAGATGCTGAACATATAACACATTTATCAGAAAAATTCCAatattttagtcttttttagGATGAATAAAAGGAATACATTTTCACTCTGACACAGGTGGGGAATGTTAGTGGAGCAGAGCCTTATTGCtgtgatttttccttttaatcaGTGAAGCTAACATAGCCAACCAACCTCCCTCAACAAAGAAgtcattttactattttagtaTTGCATTCTGAATTTTGAAAGAGGAAAGTGATGGACATTTCGGTCATTGGTGCATGATATTTTCCCGAGAATTCAAAGGCGAAAACATCGGCACTtgctagctttttttttaatggttttgtgTGAAAGATGAGCATGTGCTGCACATTGTTTCTCTCGGCCAGTAAGATAAGATGATAgtattagatatatatatatatatatatattttaatataagatagTATTAGATGTTGTCACTCACACATATCCACATATCATGTTTGAATACCTGACTGCCCCACACATCATGAGAATCATATTAAACAATACATAGGAATGTCACACTCATCAAATAAATTTCATGCTCTAATGGAAAAGCAACCCTCATTTCACATCATGAAGGatacaaattcaaaagaaacaaTCAAGAAACCGCGCATGAATTCATTGATGCCTTGTTTGAATAAGACGAGGTGTGTCACTCACATTATATTGGctgcctctctctctcctgtCACATTCTTGTTTGTTGTAacaaatatttccaaaaaaactttaattgaTCTCATCTCACTCAACTCCATGTGTACAGTAACAGTGCTCTCCACAGCTGTGATTTCAATTATCATGATCACAAGTAATCATGTTAACTTATGAccaaatgataataaaaattttattatacactTTTCATCATgtttttttcatctttatgaTCATGATCTatacttttcctttttcctaaataaaAAAGGTGAGAGGAGTaggtttcagttaactcaattggtgAAGTTTCtaatgattgaataagaaatctaggTTCAATTTTTGCCTATACctaaaactgattggtgtcttggtctaatgataaagaactatcatcagaAGTTGATACCATACGTTGAAATTCTCTCTATAGAAAAAGGGTAAGACGAGAGATCAATTGACGATTATTATGACAAACCTACCACCTACCACTACCATGGTGTTATCATTTTAATCCCTAGTACTCCTATTTATGAAGAAACTAGTATTTTAAAGCCTTAGGAGGAGAACCCACAAGAAATTGACTCAATTGAGGGATTTGTAAGAACTCTTTTTACATGGTTTGAGGCATAGCATATGACTTTTAACTCTTTAACCCACTTGGGTCCAATAGCATTAGGCgatggtctaatgataaaaaactatcatcagaAGTGGATAACATACGTTAAAATTCTTTCTATAGAAAAGGGTGAGACGAGAGATCAATTGACGATTATTATGACAAACCTACCACCTACCACTACCATGGTGTTGTCATTTTAATCCCTAGTACTCCTATTTATGAAGAAACCAGTATCTTAAAGCCTTAGGAGGAGAACCTACAAGAAATTGACTCAATTGAGGGATTTGTAAGAACTCTTTTTACATGGTTTGAGGCATAGCATATGACTTTTAACTCTTTAACCCACTTGGATCCGATAGCATTAGGCGatgatctaatgataaagaactatcattagAAGTGGATACCATACGTTGAAattctctctaaagaaaaaagGGTGAGAGAAGAGATCAATTGACGATTATTATGACAAACCTACCACCTACCACTACCATGGTGTTGTCATTTTAATCCCTAGTACTCCTATTTATGAAGAAACCAGTATCTTAAAGCCTTAGGAGGAGAACCTACAAGAAATTGACTCAATTGAGGGATTTGTAAGAACTCTTTTTACATGGTTTGAGGCATAGCATATGACTTTTAACTCTTTAACCCACTTGGATCCGATAGCATTAGGCGatgatctaatgataaagaactatcattagAAGTGGATACCATACGTTGAAattctctctaaagaaaaaagGGTGAGAGAAGAGATCAATTGACGATTATTATGACAAACCTACCACCTACCACTACCATGGTGTTGTCATTTTAATCCCTAGTACTCCTATTTATGAAGAAACCAGTATCTTAAAGCCTTAGGAGGAGAACCCACAAGAAATTGACTCAATTGAGGGATTTGTAAGAACTCTTTTTACATGATTTGAGGCATAGCATATGACTTTTAACTCTTTAACCCACTTGGGTCCAATAGCATTAGGCGATGGACaacattaattttaattgaaccAACATCCGGTTGAGTCCTtaaaaatttaaactcaaaGATCTATCCCACACCAAAATCATCTGCTACTAAAGTCACCACTCATTATGTTACTTCTTTTTAATCTCAATAATGTCATATACTATTTATAGCATTGGTTGGTTATATCGCTTTTTTGATTTAATCACAATGTAAGCATTAATAATGCACTAAACATTTGGGATTCAAATAACATgttaatgacatttttttaatggtgtTTCATTTTTATAGTTTGAACCCCATTCCTACTACCCCTCCCCTAACATCTacctattcaaaaaaaaaaaaaaaaaaaaaaaaaaaccagagcACTAAACATTTAGCTAGTTCAACTAAAATTTGACAAACTGACCCCCAAAAAAGTGGTCAATATTGGCTACCTTGTAGCCAAACAAAACAATTGATTACTATAGTAGTGCAAGTCCAAATCTAACTAAGACTGTAGCTTAgtaaaatgagtttttaatttttaataataatctctctctctctctctctctctctctgttcatcaaaaaaaaaaactctctctctctctctctttctccaaaaGGATCACTAATCATCATCCTTGCTAAGAGGCTAAGATTGGTCATTGCCTAACCGAATTGGTTGTGAGATGACTACCCTAGTCGTTGGGCGGTTATTGTGGTCTTGCGATGACTTCTTGTAGTCTTACCACATTacaatttgtttaacactttaaCTCAATCACAATTTAGTCtcacaagtttttattttaattattacatttgactcctttaattttgaattaattaaatcttaaggGATTAAATGTGGGCTTTTGTGATAGAGTTGGAGTCAGACTATAAAGAAGTAAATTGTAatctttctcaaaataaaaacttaagaATTCTTATCCTATGTTTGGACAGAGTGAAAGGGTGAAGATGAAAAAGGAGAAAAGGGAAAATATCATTagaatttacaaaattttactgGTATATTTTCCtattactttttcctttttacccTTTCTCTCCTTTCATCTCTCACAATTCTTAAAATGGGTGGGACATATCAACTTGTGGggccctttctttctttaatctttaAATCTTTGTCGTCTCATAGTAATATCCAAAACTGCTGCAGAAGCAGAACCAAGCCACTGGTCTGAGCAAAACATTCAAGTCTCTCTCCCGCCATTATTAATTACAACTTCCCATATTTTAATGGTTTCATTAAATTCGAAGGACCCCATATTGGTTCAACAATTattgttgtaaacaaaacaacaaaacactTACTGGCTTCCCATAAAAGTCACAGTAACTAAAACAAAAACGCTTACCATCTTTAAAGCGACGTCGTTTGGATTTCGGTTTTAGACTAGTTTTTGTACTTTTGTTTAGTTTGTCCCACTTCTACAGCTCTACAGTTCTACTTCCAACAAAGAGTGTCTGCTACTatatattatcttttcttttcttttctgacCTCTCCAACGGAAAGAAAGTTggcaaaaaagtaaaagaaaaaaactttcccttttaccaaacaaaaaagacagAAGGGAATTTAAAGTTAGAATTTTTCGTTTGGATTCCTATTCTCTTGTCTGGTCTCCTACTACTCTCTGAAGCTCCCAGCTCCTATTTTCTGATCTGGGTCTGCAAATTCAAGCCACAAAGTGAAGTgggtctctctctcttgctctgtGCTTTGCTTTGTTTGGCTCTTTATGGGGGGTTTGGGTGGGCTTAAATGTTGGTTTGGTCATTTTTCTGGTAGAGATCTTACGTAAACATTAGTGGGTGTTTGGTCTTTTCtggttttttatgatttttatatgtTGAAGAGACTAATGATATTTTATTCTATTGTAAATTAGATGCAAAATAATAATGGGTTCTGGTCTATCCTTTGTTTATCACAGAATCAGCATAATTTTTGTTGTATGATTGTGATTGgtaaagtaaaaaacaaagattgatttttgttcttttggtgAGCGAAAAGGAACCCACTggtatcttttttcttttttgaattggAGTGTATCTACTCTTTGAAAGAAGCCcacatattatattattgtgactgttttgtttatttgtagttttgtattttcaaatttaacttTTAGGTTCTTCTTTGATGTCTGCTGGGGTGGGGTTAGAATTTGTCTCAGCTAAGGGTAGTGATTTGTGATTAAAAGGAGCTGTTTTTTCCCCCATACTTTTATTGTGTTTGAGTTGTTTTGGAGAGAGAAACCCATCTTGCTATTGTGGAGATCTGGGACTTGTTTCATCTCTTATGCCCCATGAGGACTTTCTTTCCCTCTGAGTCTTGTAAAGAAACACAGCTCAATGCTCTCAATCCACAGTCTTGGCTCCAAGTTGAAAGAGGGAAACTTTCCAAACTTTCATTgcatccttcttcttcttcttcatcttcatctatGTAAGTTTTTTCTACTCAAATTAGTCAGTTACAGCagcttaatttattttcctattaAGTGAATTAAAGTAGTTTTGGTGTTGTCTTGTTGTTTCTTGGGGGGTTTAAATTGGTGTAGAGAATCTTTTATCAAGGTCCCTGAGCCACAGATACTCCCATTCTTTAAACCTGTTGATTATGTAGAAGTTTTAGCTCAAATTCATGAAGAACTCGAATCATGTCCTCCGCAAGAGAGGTCAAACCTCTGTTTATTACAGTTTCAGGTGTTTAGAGGCCTTGGAGAGGTCAAATTGATGCGGAGAAGTCTCCGCGCAGCTTGGCAGAAGGCTAGCACTGTTCATGAGAAGCTTATATTTGGGGCATGGTTGAAGTATGAGAAGCAAGGGGAAGATCTTATTGCTGACTTGCTTGGCACTTGTGTGAAATGTGCACAAGAGTTTGGGCCTATTGATGTAGCATCTCAGCTTCCCCtcaatttaaatgttaattcCCATGAGTGTGTTTCGATGAATGGGAACCAAGTTTTGAGGAATGTTAGTTTTAGAATTGGAGATGAGAAAATAGTTTGTGATAGGCAGAAAATCTCCAGCCTTTCAACCCCATTTAATGCTATGCTAAATGGGTGTTTCACAGAATCACTTTGTGAGGACATTGATTTATCTGAAAACAATATCTCGCCATCAGGTATGAGGGCAGTTAAGGAATTTAGTATGACAGGCAGGTTAAGTGAAGTCCCTCCAAATCTCTTGCtggaaatattattttttgcaaaCAAGTTTTGTTGTGAAAGGCTCAAAGATGCTTGTGATAGGAAACTCACATCTCTGGTTTGCACTAGAGAAGACGCAGTGGAACTTATGGAATATGCTCTTGAAGAGAATACTCCAATTTTAGCAGCCTCatgtttgcaaatttttttacgTGATCTACCTGATTGTTTGAATGATGATCGGGTGGTGGAAATGTTTATTAATGCTAATAGACGACGAAGATCAATCATGGTTGGGCCAGCCTCATTTTCCCTATACTGTTTATTAAGTGAAGTTGCCATAAACCTTGATCCTAGGTCTGGTAAAACAGCTTGTTTCCTAGAAAAGCTGATTGAGTTTGCTGATACAGACCAGCAGAGACTTTTGGGGCTTCATCAATTGGGATGTGTGAGGCTGATGAGGAAAGAGTATGATGAAGCCGAACATCTTTTTGAGGCAGCTTTGAACGCTGGCCATATTTATTCTGTTGCAGGTTTGGCTAGAGTTGGTTACATCAAGGGTCATAAACTTTGGGCTTATGAGAAGCTCAGCTCTGTAATTTCCACTGTTACCCCACTTGGTTGGATGCATCAGGAGAGATCATTATACTGCGAAGGTGATAAGAGGAAGGAGGAACTTGAGAAAGCAACTGAGTTGGACCCAACTCTTACTTATCCCTACATGTATCGGGCTGCTTCATCAATGAGGAAACAGAATGCTACAGATGCGCTTAAAGAAATTAATCGGGTTCTTGGGTTTAAACTTGCATTAGAATGCTTGGAGCTTCggttttgtttctttctggCACTTGAGAATTATCAGTCAGCCCTTTGTGACGTTCAGGCTATTCTCACACTTTCCCCTGATTATAGGATGTTTGAGGGACGGGTGGCAGCATCCCAGTTCCGTACTCTTGTGCATGAGCATGTAGATAATTGGACTACAGCAGATTGTTGGATGCAATTGTATGAGCGGTGGTCTTCAGTTGATGATATTGGGTCTCTGTCTGTTATCTACCAGATGCTTGAATCTGATGCAGCAAAGGGGATTTTATACTTCAGACAGTCTTTGCTTCTTTTGAGGTATGTCCAGCTTTCTGATCTGTTTTGGGCACTGTAATAAAATAACCCCTGGAGTTTAAAAGGACTAGAAACTCTTCTATCTCATCAAG
Coding sequences within:
- the LOC142613102 gene encoding ETO1-like protein 1, which encodes MRTFFPSESCKETQLNALNPQSWLQVERGKLSKLSLHPSSSSSSSSIESFIKVPEPQILPFFKPVDYVEVLAQIHEELESCPPQERSNLCLLQFQVFRGLGEVKLMRRSLRAAWQKASTVHEKLIFGAWLKYEKQGEDLIADLLGTCVKCAQEFGPIDVASQLPLNLNVNSHECVSMNGNQVLRNVSFRIGDEKIVCDRQKISSLSTPFNAMLNGCFTESLCEDIDLSENNISPSGMRAVKEFSMTGRLSEVPPNLLLEILFFANKFCCERLKDACDRKLTSLVCTREDAVELMEYALEENTPILAASCLQIFLRDLPDCLNDDRVVEMFINANRRRRSIMVGPASFSLYCLLSEVAINLDPRSGKTACFLEKLIEFADTDQQRLLGLHQLGCVRLMRKEYDEAEHLFEAALNAGHIYSVAGLARVGYIKGHKLWAYEKLSSVISTVTPLGWMHQERSLYCEGDKRKEELEKATELDPTLTYPYMYRAASSMRKQNATDALKEINRVLGFKLALECLELRFCFFLALENYQSALCDVQAILTLSPDYRMFEGRVAASQFRTLVHEHVDNWTTADCWMQLYERWSSVDDIGSLSVIYQMLESDAAKGILYFRQSLLLLRLNCPEAAMRSLQLARQHASSEHERLVYEGWILYDTGHCEEGLQKAEESIKIKRSFEAFFLKAYALADSSQDPSCSSTVVSLLEDALKCPSDRLRKGQALNNLGSVYVDCQKLDLAANCYINALNIRHTRAHQGLARVHFLRNDKSAAYDEMTKLIEKARNNASAYEKRSEYCDRDFTKADLEMVTQLDPLRVYPYRYRAAVLMDSHKEKEAIAELSRAISFKADVHLLHLRAAFHEHVGEVLGALRDCRAALSVDPNDQEMLELHSRVYSHEP